A single window of Huiozyma naganishii CBS 8797 chromosome 10, complete genome DNA harbors:
- the KNAG0J00410 gene encoding putative endodeoxyribonuclease (similar to Saccharomyces cerevisiae YMR262W; ancestral locus Anc_8.814), protein MELGRGAVDGGVLCDAHCHWGGDGGGDGGGGGVPRVVMATGPRDMALVAGGHWRYGLGVHPWEAHTVYCGAAGPQSKREHYERVLQPQGAEAGAEVLPQGVIDELPDPAPLRLLLPLSLDSGSGSTSSGPVCVGEVGLDRARRLHLHNHTYRVDIAHQTAVLEHCLLYARTHSLPVSLHVVRCQQLAWECCTRVLQGSNVRVMLHSYSGSLQFLQTHWTVSFPGEQLYVSVGPGVSRRLDYTRVPRSSLLVETDLFLDPSREETIAEADASLAETIQWLASQLGEDPSLLSRTIRNNYNTFYNIV, encoded by the coding sequence ATGGAACTGGGACGGGGCGCCGTTGACGGCGGGGTGCTGTGCGACGCGCACTGTCACTGGGGTGGTGATGGCGGGGGCGATGGCGGGGGTGGCGGGGTCCCGAGGGTAGTGATGGCAACAGGGCCCAGGGACATGGCTCTTGTTGCTGGAGGACACTGGAGGTACGGCTTGGGGGTGCATCCCTGGGAGGCTCACACGGTGTACTGCGGCGCAGCTGGGCCACAGAGTAAACGTGAACACTACGAGCGGGTCTTGCAACCGCAGGGGGCAGAGGCGGGGGCAGAGGTGCTTCCCCAGGGAGTGATTGACGAGTTGCCAGATCCCGCACCGTTGAGACTACTACTTCCACTGTCACTTGACAGTGGTAGCGGCAGCACTAGTAGCGGGCCGGTCTGCGTCGGTGAGGTCGGGCTCGATAGGGCGCGACGGCTTCATCTCCACAATCACACGTACCGTGTTGATATCGCACACCAGACGGCCGTATTGGAACACTGTCTTCTCTACGCCCGCACACACTCACTGCCAGTGTCCCTCCACGTCGTGAGATGCCAGCAACTCGCGTGGGAGTGCTGTACAAGAGTGCTCCAGGGGAGCAACGTGCGCGTCATGTTGCATTCGTACAGTGGGTCTTTACAATTCCTACAGACCCATTGGACCGTGTCGTTCCCGGGGGAACAACTGTACGTGAGTGTAGGCCCTGGAGTATCACGCAGACTCGATTACACCCGTGTACCGCGCAGTTCCCTCCTCGTAGAGACGGATCTGTTCTTGGATCCCTCCCGCGAAGAGACAATCGCCGAGGCAGACGCTTCCCTCGCAGAGACAATTCAATGGCTCGCTAGCCAGCTGGGAGAGGACCCGTCACTGCTCAGCAGAACCATCCgcaacaactacaacacCTTCTACAACATCGTGTAG
- the TPS3 gene encoding trehalose 6-phosphate synthase/phosphatase complex subunit (similar to Saccharomyces cerevisiae TSL1 (YML100W) and TPS3 (YMR261C); ancestral locus Anc_8.813), with the protein MTIIVASLFLPYQPQFEVDDDELLQTLDDSVVDIDPEQLTRLRSASPALNQDIRNKSQDSLLENYTLPRIKSATAIDQLMSSDEFMKNLTANASNANTPKHRKPFYRIGGASAAPGAGAGSQQQPLQQPVPGNAAKNSSVENFFSAYNSNSATSLMDLPQGGNPHAPLGIAAPVAAPPGDSTASLLKNVNRSLLKHSILNKHSMSSGNVPTLKDGRPPTIVTPRSRAAQQPQQRRPPSQPAQTQPQKKVGDEETPTGDLHYNVPKFGGFSKKNLDLKLKIKSANPQAASQELFKKIPWKIVDTIKGNGSLKNAINQALDEETIKESVQWVGTMGLPTDEIPEEVLTEIQHTLTDQYGCHAILPDDFVFDGGYHNFCKQIMWPTFHYQIPDNPNMKAFDTHSWGQYVKLNEMVAQQILAQYKVGDTVWIHDYHLMLVPRMVRRELPDARIGFFLHVSFPSSEVFRCLAERETILDGILGANFVAFQTQEYLRHFLQTCNRILMADVTVPDREIEYNGQITCVKSIPIGIDPFSLQLQVIKDERVANWRQLIRERWGGVKLIVCRDQLDRIRGLIKKLLSFEQFLKDNPDYFGKVTLLQICIGKENDMDLKRQIMLIIDRINSLAPLHIGASPPVVFLHQDLDFEQYLALNCEAEMFWVNSLREGMNLTCHEFIVSTIEKNAPLMISEFTGSASLLRQGAVLINPWDIKDVSLKIKVCLEASPVKKKYRWKKMMKSIISNDSESWIKLNFQNIYSTWEYTQERTTVAKFSYENLLRDYNKTSKQFFLFKVSQPPTSHMIKVLGDLASKNIVYVINSFSKSIMEILYNRVPNLGLIAENGAYVKVDGQKWHNMVDQIDWKNEAVKIFDDKVERLPGSYYKISESMIRFHTENAEDQDRVASVVGDAIAHINTVFSESDIHAYVHNNVVYVQQMGLSLTAIKFLFRYYNSATVPAATDDDVAAGSAPVQTAEEVEEGKSQTPIDFACITGSTSPIIEPVFNFVKEEMEQEHLQCGHTVVYGNVTSTNALEHVNGLNGLFNILQKLSKV; encoded by the coding sequence ATGACGATTATTGTAGCGTCGCTGTTCCTGCCATACCAGCCGCAGTTTGAagtcgatgacgacgagttgtTGCAAACGCTGGACGATTCCGTGGTCGATATCGACCCTGAACAGCTCACGCGGTTGCGGTCTGCGTCGCCAGCGCTCAATCAAGACATCAGGAACAAGTCCCAGGACTCGCTGTTGGAGAACTACACTCTGCCCAGGATCAAATCTGCCACGGCGATTGACCAGCTTATGTCCTCGGATGAGTTTATGAAGAATCTGACGGCAAACGCTTCCAATGCTAACACTCCAAAGCATCGCAAACCGTTTTACAGGATTGGTGGAGCTTCAGCTGCTCCTGGTGCTGGCGCTGGGtcccagcagcagcccCTGCAACAACCCGTCCCAGGGAATGCAGCGAAGAATTCATCCGTGGAGAACTTCTTCTCCGCGTACAATTCAAACAGCGCCACTTCGCTGATGGATTTGCCTCAGGGTGGGAACCCACACGCCCCCTTGGGGATCGCAGCGCCAGTGGCGGCTCCACCGGGGGACTCCACGGCTAGTCTGCTCAAAAACGTCAACAGATCTTTGCTCAAACACTCCATCCTCAACAAACACTCGATGTCATCGGGGAACGTGCCCACGCTCAAGGACGGCAGACCGCCCACGATCGTCACCCCGAGATCCAGGGCCGCACAGCAGCCCCAGCAGCGCAGACCTCCTTCTCAGCCGGCTCAAACACAACCGCAAAAGAAAGTCGGTGACGAAGAAACCCCCACTGGTGACCTCCACTACAATGTGCCCAAGTTCGGAGGAttttccaagaagaacctggacttgaaattgaaaatcAAGTCCGCAAACCCTCAAGCGGCGTCTcaagaactgttcaaaaaaattccTTGGAAGATCGTAGACACAATCAAGGGCAATGGGTCCCTCAAGAACGCTATCAACCAGGCGCTCGACGAAGAGACCATCAAGGAATCCGTGCAATGGGTCGGTACCATGGGACTCCCCACGGATGAGATCCCAGAGGAAGTCTTGACGGAGATCCAGCATACGCTCACGGACCAGTATGGATGCCACGCGATCCTTCCGGACGATTTCGTCTTCGATGGAGGGTACCACAACTTCTGCAAGCAGATCATGTGGCCTACTTTCCACTACCAGATCCCAGACAACCCGAACATGAAGGCGTTCGACACGCACTCGTGGGGGCAGTACGTCAAGTTGAACGAGATGGTCGCTCAACAGATCCTCGCGCAGTATAAAGTGGGGGACACCGTTTGGATCCATGACTACCACTTGATGCTCGTCCCCCGTATGGTCAGGCGCGAGTTGCCGGACGCCCGGATCGGGTTCTTCCTCCACGTGTCGTTCCCGAGCAGCGAGGTGTTCCGGTGTCTAGCGGAGCGTGAAACCATCCTCGACGGGATCCTTGGTGCTAACTTCGTCGCGTTCCAAACGCAGGAGTACCTGAGACATTTCCTCCAGACCTGTAACAGGATCCTCATGGCCGATGTCACGGTCCCCGATAGGGAGATAGAGTACAACGGGCAGATCACCTGCGTCAAGTCCATCCCGATTGGGATCGACCCCTTCAGCCTTCAATTACAAGTCATCAAGGATGAGCGTGTAGCCAACTGGAGACAACTGATCAGGGAGCGGTGGGGTGGCGTCAAACTGATTGTGTGCAGGGATCAACTGGACAGGATCAGGGGTCTCATCAAGAAATTACTCTCTTTCGAGCAATTCCTCAAGGACAACCCTGACTACTTCGGCAAAGTGACGCTGTTGCAAATCTGCATTGGGAAGGAGAACGACATGGACTTGAAGAGACAGATCATGCTCATCATCGACAGGATCAACTCGCTCGCGCCATTGCACATCGGCGCGTCCCCACCGGTGGTGTTCCTCCACCAAGACCTCGACTTCGAACAGTACCTCGCGCTGAACTGTGAGGCGGAGATGTTTTGGGTCAACTCGCTGCGCGAGGGGATGAACTTGACTTGCCACGAGTTCATTGTCTCCACGATCGAGAAAAACGCTCCATTGATGATTAGCGAGTTCACAGGGAGTGCATCGCTCTTAAGGCAGGGGGCAGTTCTCATCAACCCATGGGACATCAAGGATGTCTCCCTCAAAATAAAGGTGTGTCTCGAGGCCTCTCcagtgaagaagaagtaccggtggaagaaaatgatgaagagtATTATTTCGAATGACTCGGAGTCTTGGATCAAGTTGaacttccaaaatattTACTCGACGTGGGAGTACACGCAGGAGAGGACCACTGTGGCGAAGTTTTCGTACGAAAATTTGCTCAGGGACTACAATAAGACGAGCAAgcagttcttcttgttcaaagtctcGCAGCCGCCGACCTCGCACATGATCAAAGTGTTGGGTGACCTTGCCTCCAAGAATATCGTCTATGTGATCAACTCGTTCTCTAAATCGATTATGGAGATCCTTTACAACCGTGTACCGAATCTGGGGCTCATTGCGGAGAACGGTGCGTACGTGAAGGTTGACGGTCAAAAATGGCACAACATGGTGGACCAGATCGACTGGAAGAACGAGGCTGTGAAGATCTTCGACGACAAAGTGGAGCGGTTGCCCGGTTCCTACTACAAGATCTCGGAGTCGATGATTCGGTTCCACACGGAGAACGCGGAGGACCAGGACCGTGTCGCGAGTGTCGTCGGGGACGCCATCGCGCATATCAACACCGTATTCAGCGAGTCCGACATCCACGCGTACGTGCACAACAACGTCGTGTACGTGCAACAGATGGGGCTTTCGCTCACGGCGATCAAGTTCCTGTTCCGTTACTACAACAGTGCAACGGTACCTGCAGCTACTGATGACGACGTTGCCGCCGGTAGCGCCCCCGTGCAGACCGCCGAGGAGGTTGAGGAGGGCAAGTCGCAGACGCCGATCGACTTTGCGTGCATCACGGGGTCCACGTCGCCGATCATCGAGCCCGTGTTCAACTTCGTCAAGGAGGAGATGGAACAGGAGCACCTGCAGTGCGGTCACACGGTCGTCTACGGGAACGTCACGTCCACGAACGCGCTGGAACACGTCAACGGGCTCAACGGGCTCTTCAACATCCTGCAGAAGCTGTCCAAAGTGTGA
- the TIF11 gene encoding translation initiation complex factor eIF1A (similar to Saccharomyces cerevisiae TIF11 (YMR260C); ancestral locus Anc_8.812): MGKKNTKGGKKGRRGKNVSDGPKRELIYKDEGQEYAQITKMLGNGRVEASCFDGNKRMAHIRGKLRKKVWMGQGDIILVSLRDFQDDQCDVVHKYNLDEARTLKTQGELPENAKINETDNFGFESDEDVNFEFGDADDDDDDEDDGELDIDDI; encoded by the coding sequence ATGGGTAAGAAGAACACTAAAGGTGGTAAGAAGGGGAGAAGAGGTAAGAACGTCTCGGACGGACCCAAGCGGGAGCTGATCTACAAGGACGAGGGCCAGGAATATGCGCAGATCACGAAGATGCTGGGTAACGGGAGGGTCGAGGCTAGTTGCTTCGACGGCAACAAGAGGATGGCACACATTAGAGGTAAGTtgaggaagaaagtgtGGATGGGCCAAGGTGACATCATTCTTGTGTCGCTGAGGGACTTCCAGGACGACCAGTGTGACGTCGTGCACAAGTACAACTTGGACGAGGCGAGGACTCTGAAGACGCAAGGTGAGCTGCCCGAGAACGCCAAGATCAATGAGACGGATAACTTCGGGTTCGAGTCCGATGAGGACGTCAACTTCGAGTTCGGCGACGCggacgatgacgacgacgacgaggatgacggAGAATTGGATATCGATGACATCTAA
- the TRM732 gene encoding tRNA methylation protein TRM732 (similar to Saccharomyces cerevisiae YMR259C; ancestral locus Anc_8.811) has protein sequence MDVASGEDVAKIKQSLIASNPVKILTQDDVAKHAIIPRFIDDFEVLVAALKATSRDTKSNTASATDKYRTLVVDCLSIWFSRTAQLLQAKLFTTHRDEFSQTLRTRVLSTANCDFFFKYIIDFWIDGNPPLISALKSLFDKFLGLLKIVQGSKDICFMLNKWSDEILKVPSTLKVQYYLIEVLSLEVNMHHILERQPNFIAKSFQLFKTDSLANPIGKCLVNLLINVYKIHFGEDRAKIPHWVQIWIEPLRKSVNMANPATANLIKLYFLAPLLKHTPSEVFIQLFQNVNLSKDDPSLLLLVLRIGEELSIEEEPFHNDRLIPMDTVAELLDVDEFKLAAFELLTYSSKKSKPIQPTVFDVIIEHLTIFFIDSNIESANSFSSTFKKFVLRIRDSAYGLNRTMIKLNKANKFPEEQEQIKLQLQNYQNFLKRLLRLLKRNIIPGVQYQESLLSLDIVQYLISIGLDSNIPAEFVDKQNPIVWPFRMDIITDVTLLQLLLDNLVNRFSDIRQVSKTLLFAANKCETSKKVLDELVDVTSLMARTKQNLPKYQDSETNASLNSFLFGISLDKIKCIEDRVHELRIENQRVKKDPIARSKNVISGHCTVLALYLDALDSEDIPKVVLDPILEQVSAAWEIVKGIMCYDASDSLLPAEYLGSGISDQTVLTYSFKTVKESCALLDVLLTRYPLSDSQLEPLGEHLISQLLNIRHSGAFQAVLPTFKIFCYKCRERIPKRLTNWLDEILKTLETKTQHITRRSGGLPFLVTSIIVTETDKKRPELKTVFDKLLSIISNASEINHQDKLDLPAVNAFNCIKAIFIESKLSHACTAYFPIGLEWSLKYFSSDIWALRNCSLMLFTSLQNRIFGKTGNNIGARLFFTRYNGIKGTLLSILDQSTKTQTDVESTFLVLNLLLRLNQTPGYDGLDVFIPPVTHCLKDVNWKIRELAAKVLASFVDQSHGICINIITNVSLTDQNKLHGHLQVIAHLLGKQMYSSELIPFILSSAHQFVTLNPCYVTVKAYLKNVDTIFKEYRADVTDSQYTEIVAIFGNYFLKKSEKYCIDGSKQLCLAQVASFLLRNEKSQNKMPLCEIALECPFYEVQNAAINYVIEVWDTESLKGTELIGICASLQSLLHSPEVLISLKGNVMKALQKCGQNFGMRDLMQTLKTPRAESYILYAITLLGECVKTYQDARLMLEFLQPYLCDEASESYRSATLTSLINCSKNIKVPQVLLEIHNFLSDDDIDLRETAAAYLNRDVMMLSNWHIAQNFMVTSERFCRQYVGLFREEEVRAYITERIIKFFEKNDIFASKKNFEGLFDVEKDNQYRNDIQQNFQYLDMLKEIDLGSDSSLRTYATSYCTKVIRHISGLQLQDNLSGWTADIDVFSRIVVLRTLLDQENELSELQVLDTVLKEYNAHPLIFEY, from the coding sequence ATGGATGTTGCCTCGGGGGAAGATGTTGCGAAGATAAAACAGTCTCTAATTGCAAGCAACCCTGTGAAAATCCTCACCCAAGATGATGTAGCGAAGCATGCAATAATTCCCAGATTCATCGATGATTTTGAGGTGCTCGTCGCCGCACTGAAGGCCACAAGCAGGGATACTAAGTCCAACACTGCCAGTGCCACGGATAAGTACCGTACATTGGTAGTAGACTGTCTGTCAATCTGGTTTTCCAGAACTGCACAATTGCTACAGGCAAAGTTATTCACGACTCACAGGGACGAATTTTCCCAGACTCTACGTACCAGAGTGCTGAGTACCGCAAACTgcgacttcttcttcaaatacATTATAGATTTCTGGATCGATGGGAATCCGCCCTTGATCAGTGCATTGAAGAGCCTGTTCGACAAGTTTTTGGGGCTGTTGAAGATTGTGCAAGGGTCCAAAGATATTTGCTTCATGCTGAACAAATGGTCCgatgaaattttgaaggtCCCATCCACACTGAAAGTTCAGTATTACTTGATCGAAGTGCTGTCCCTTGAAGTAAACATGCATCACATCTTGGAAAGACAGCCGAACTTCATTGCTAAATCCTTTCAACTATTCAAGACGGACTCTCTCGCCAACCCGATAGGGAAATGCCTAGTCAATCTGCTAATAAACGTGTACAAGATTCATTTTGGTGAAGATAGGGCAAAGATACCGCATTGGGTACAAATATGGATCGAGCCACTCAGGAAATCCGTAAACATGGCAAATCCGGCAACAGCAAACTTGATCAAGCTTTATTTTCTTGCCCCACTGTTAAAACACACACCGAGCGAAGTGTTCATCCagctttttcaaaatgtcaACCTTAGCAAGGATGATCCATCGTTATTGTTGCTAGTTTTGAGGATTGGAGAAGAGCTATCGATTGAGGAGGAACCGTTCCACAACGATAGATTGATCCCCATGGATACAGTCGCTGAACTATTGGATGTCGATGAATTCAAACTTGCAgcttttgaacttttgacATATTCCAGCAAAAAATCGAAACCTATTCAACCAACGGTGTTCGACGTTATAATTGAACACCTCACaattttcttcatcgaCAGCAATATAGAATCTGCAAACTCGTTTTCAAGCACGTTTAAAAAATTCGTGTTGAGGATCAGGGATTCTGCGTACGGGTTGAACAGAACAATGATTAAACTTAACAAGGCAAACAAGTTCccagaggaacaggaacagATAAAACTACAACTCCAAAATtatcaaaattttttgaaaaggttgCTAAGACTGCTAAAGAGGAACATTATCCCAGGGGTTCAATACCAAGAGTCTCTGCTTTCACTCGATATCGTTCAATATCTAATCAGCATCGGTTTGGATTCTAATATCCCAGCAGAATTCGTTGATAAACAGAACCCGATTGTCTGGCCCTTCCGTATGGATATAATCACGGACGTTACGCTATTACAACTATTGCTGGATAACTTGGTTAACAGGTTTAGCGATATTCGCCAAGTTTCGAAGACATTGCTCTTTGCCGCCAATAAATGTGAAACATCAAAGAAAGTATTAGATGAACTCGTTGATGTGACATCTCTCATGGcaagaacaaaacaaaatttgCCTAAATATCAAGACAGCGAAACCAACGCATCCTTGAATTCGTTCTTGTTCGGTATCTCTTTAGACAAAATTAAATGCATCGAGGACAGGGTGCACGAACTCAGAAttgaaaatcaaagagTAAAGAAAGACCCAATTGCACGTTCGAAGAATGTGATTAGCGGTCATTGTACCGTTCTAGCTCTGTATTTAGATGCACTTGATTCAGAAGACATACCGAAAGTGGTACTTGATCCAATTTTGGAGCAAGTTTCTGCGGCGTGGGAAATTGTAAAGGGGATAATGTGCTACGACGCCTCCGATTCTTTACTTCCAGCCGAATACCTTGGTTCAGGAATTTCAGACCAAACTGTACTGACATACTCGTTCAAAACTGTGAAGGAATCATGTGCTTTATTGGATGTTTTGTTAACTCGGTACCCGCTAAGCGACTCACAATTAGAACCCCTAGGAGAGCATCTCATATCTCAATTGCTCAATATTCGCCACAGTGGTGCGTTTCAAGCGGTTCTACCAACGTTtaaaatattttgttaCAAGTGCAGGGAAAGAATCCCTAAGCGGTTAACCAACTGGCTCgatgaaattttgaaaacacTGGAAACTAAGACTCAACATATAACGAGACGGTCAGGCGGGCTGCCCTTCTTGGTAACAAGTATAATAGTGACTGAAACAGACAAAAAAAGGCCTGAACTTAAAACAGTCTTTGACAAACTTCTATCTATCATTAGCAATGCTTCCGAGATAAACCATCAGGATAAACTAGATTTACCAGCGGTCAATGCGTTTAACTGCATCAAGGCCATTTTCATTGAATCTAAGCTGTCACATGCGTGCACGGCGTATTTTCCCATTGGATTGGAGTGGTCTCTGAAATACTTTTCATCTGATATATGGGCCTTACGGAACTGTTCATTGATGCTGTTTACCTCTCTACAGAATCGTATATTTGGTAAAACTGGCAACAATATTGGTGCTCGTCTTTTCTTTACCAGATATAATGGTATTAAGGGAACCTTACTATCAATTTTAGACCAGTCCACAAAAACACAAACGGATGTAGAATCTACTTTCCTCGTTTTGAATCTGTTGCTCCGTTTGAACCAGACACCGGGTTACGACGGTTTAGACGTATTCATACCCCCAGTGACGCACTGCTTAAAGGATGTAAATTGGAAGATACGAGAACTTGCCGCCAAAGTCCTAGCTTCTTTCGTGGACCAATCGCACGGAATTTGTATTAACATCATAACAAACGTTTCGTTGACAGACCAAAACAAGTTGCACGGGCATTTGCAGGTTATAGCCCATTTACTTGGCAAACAGATGTACAGTTCTGAGCTTATCCCTTTTATCCTAAGCAGTGCACATCAATTCGTTACGTTAAATCCATGCTATGTTACAGTAAAAGCGTACCTCAAAAATGTCGATACAATATTCAAGGAGTACCGCGCGGATGTAACTGATTCCCAGTATACCGAGATTGTGGCCATTTTTGGTAACTATTTCTTAAAGAAATCTGAGAAGTATTGCATTGACGGAAGCAAGCAATTGTGTCTTGCTCAGGTAGcatcttttcttttaagAAATGAAAAGAGTCAGAATAAAATGCCACTGTGCGAAATAGCTCTTGAGTGTCCATTCTACGAGGTGCAAAATGCCGCGATCAACTACGTCATTGAAGTATGGGATACGGAAAGTTTAAAGGGTACCGAACTAATTGGTATTTGTGCCAGCTTGCAGTCACTTCTTCATAGCCCAGAAGTGCTTATTTCATTGAAGGGTAATGTAATGAAGGCGTTGCAAAAATGTGGACAAAATTTTGGTATGAGAGATTTAATGCAAACCCTAAAGACGCCACGTGCTGAATCTTATATACTGTATGCCATAACGTTGCTGGGCGAATGTGTTAAGACATACCAAGATGCTCGGTTAATGCTGGAGTTTCTCCAACCGTATTTGTGTGATGAGGCCAGTGAGTCGTACAGGTCGGCCACATTGACCAGTTTGATAAACTGCAGCAAGAATATCAAAGTGCCTCAAGTGCTTTTGGAAATCCACAATTTTCTAAGTGACGATGATATCGATCTGAGAGAAACTGCAGCCGCTTACTTAAACAGAGATGTGATGATGTTGTCAAATTGGCATATTGCACAAAACTTTATGGTAACTTCTGAGAGGTTTTGCAGACAGTATGTTGGCCTGTTCCGCGAGGAAGAGGTGCGTGCGTATATTACTGAAAGAATTATaaaattctttgaaaagaacgATATATTTGCCAGTAAAAAGAACTTTGAAGGTTTATTTGACGTCGAGAAAGATAACCAATATAGAAACGACATTcaacaaaatttccaatatcTTGATATGTTGAAAGAGATTGATCTCGGTTCTGATTCATCTTTGAGAACCTATGCCACGTCATATTGTACCAAGGTGATTCGTCATATATCTGGTTTGCAATTGCAAGATAATTTATCGGGTTGGACCGCGGATATCGATGTTTTCTCAAGGATAGTTGTCTTGCGAACTTTGTTGGATCAGGAAA